The sequence GGCggtctcacctggcgttgactgtggtgtttttgatgtggttgtgaggagtgcggggaggtgtgtcgagggtgtctggctgggagagcttggtctgctttgtccggtgggcctggggaccacggcccctgcctggagctgcgcccgaggaggaaatgcagagggtggtctgacgggacgcggaagcggggcgggctaagctaacagctagcccatgcagaccggcggttccgacagtcatcctggctgacattcgttcccttggacagtgatttttttgtttagtttggatatgtgtgttcttgtagtttttggatgtgtttttatctttgtgttgtactgctatgggctgggggaagcggcaTTTCATATCATGTACACAAGTGAATGAAGAGAAATGACAAAtcgagtgttcctgattcctgaaactgTTAGCATACTCAAAACACAGCCATATCTCTAGGCTTTACTATTTACAACTTTTGATATTACCGCCCATAATAAAACAACTATGGCTATGCCAAGGTGATAAAGTATTTCCAGGACAAAGCACATCACTTCAGGGCCTATTGTAAGGCTTATAATAAGACCTTTGCACCACATTTAAGTGCAAATAGAAATGATGTGCTGATCCGATGTAACTCTTCTATATGTGAACCAGCAACTGGTAAGCAGCTGGCATTCCTGTCTCTTTCCATGATATCTCCTGCCAGGCCCATGTAATTCCAGAGCAGCAGTCGGCCTCATGGGCTGGTTATAAGAAATCGTGGTTAAGGCAGTGCATATAAAGGGTGATGCTGTGTGAGAAGTTACGAATGATTTAACTGTCCCTTTCCATCACTTAGTCAATATAGTATAGCCTTTCCCAGCCAAATTGACTTAAAAAGTCAAGTCAAGAAATAAGGGACAATTAAAGGGTCATTTCAGAGCTTCATGAACACTTTTTGCCTTTCCATGTAGGGCCATGATAAGCTATGATAGGGTAGCTAACTGAACAAGGAAGCATATAAGCAAGAAATCAGGTACAATCATTAACTGCGTCTCTTTCAACTCCAGATGCCCTCACATTTACACCCAGGTGATCTGTGTGCATTCCAACTAACACAAATTACACCAAGCATCTTCCCGAAACAAACTTCCAGCCACCATAAACCTAACAAGTTACTAAAACAGACTGTCCGTCTGCTGCCAGCAGTTGACAGCTGCATTATTTAAGTAGACCGTGTCCAATACTTGCGTGTCAAGTCCTCTCTTGTAAACACATCTAGGAGCAGAGCCAATGAGGGAGGGTTGTGGCTCCGACAACTGCTATTGCAGTGTGCTTATAGTCAGCCCGAGCAGTCCATGCTTTACCTAAGTGAGCCCTATAAGGGGGGCAGAGCAGGAAGAGGGGACCTCCTGCTCAACCAATCAGGGGCCAAAGACGATGAACTGCAGGGTGACGCAGTCCTGTGGATTCTGACATTAACTGTGATAACAAGAGGTGGTTTCTCAGAGGAAGGAGAACTTACTCATGAGCATCTGACTGGTCTTTATCCTCAGGATCGGTCACATCTTGGCCCAACACCCTGATCCCCAGTGAGGCTATAGCCCTGTGCAGGATCGAGCTCATCGCTTCGACGGACAGCTTCTCTAGCACCAGCACCCTGCACCTGCTCAACAGTGCAGCATTCACCTGGAAGGAAGGGTTCTCTGTGGTCGCCCCAATCAGAGTCAAGGTCCCACACTCCACGTGAGGAAGAAACGTGTCCTAGgatccacacacaaacacacacacacatcataagaGAAGAAGGCAAAAGGAATATCGGAGGAAAAGAGATGAAAACAATAACCATCTCTGAAGGGGCAAAATATCAAGGGTAAGtctgttcttttttttattattgggtGCTTGCTATTGGTACAGTTGTGTGTCCCTATCACACAAGAGAAAGTGCTTGAGCACACTGTCATCCGTGTGTTATGTGCAATGCCTTCCATATTAGCACCTTGTTAGGAAAATATTTTGGTCTGTGCCTTCCTGCTAATTGTAATTAAGATTTAAAGATTCGATCCAGTCCCACGGCACAGGATTTTCCAGTCCTGGAATGGTTTCCACCGTTAGCGGATTACTTGGAGAACACAACAGAAGCAAAATTTAACAGCAGCTTTATTAAAAATACAGTTGAACCTTTTTAAAGGGCTCTTACATATTTTAGATTAAAAATTTCAAATTGTTTGTCCACACTTTCGTTTTTTAAATAGATTTTTTGTATTTATCCATTTTGTACAATGACTGATTCTGTCATCTTTCAAATTTTATGAGTGCGATTCTAAAACTTTACAAAAACAAgggacacacacaaaacaagggATTTACCAGATCCATTAGCCTTCTTCTTGCAAACTTTCCTTTCTTGAGTCAGAACTTTGCTAAATTATTCTAAATTACCCCTTCCACACACCTTTACTTAGATTGCTGTGTGatttaatgggttttttttctccttttttaggACAAATAACTCAGCTTCCCTTCAGACAGTGCAGTAGaatcatctgtggtcatgaaatagtACACGCACACAGTTCGGACTAAATTTAGACTACAGTAAAAgcaaaagtaaaagaaaaaataaatcatgttgAAACAATATTTGAACATGGCAAACTCCATTTTCTATCCCAGTGATAACCAGCAGGTAGAGGAGAATGCCAATACTATCCACAATACCAACCCCCTTAAGCCTCCTACACACTgtgcgatttgggccgtctcagacgaaagacgactaaacgtggcgatatctttggccgtggctccaaaacggtggtcttACATCGCACTGTCAGACAGGTTCAAACACGGCCGATGGTACGGTCTTGGGACCAcagataacctgggacaaaaaTCGGAGTGTCAGAAATTTGggacgaccatctcacaatgtgactgctgctacgacctacgtctactgaccgaccaatagaaatgcagcacgcaATGACGCACTGCTCAACGCCACGCAGCCTGTTACCATCTGTGGCCCAAAtgccatggattcaacaaaaccagCAAAACGAGCTGAGGCGACtgttgaaaggactcgattccttggcgtcatgttgctctaccaggaTGTTTATGCGTGCTGATGTGGCATGCACGCTGATGACGTGTTTATGGACTCGCGTCgcagcctgcgattcagtagtaTTATCAccatacagtctacatacatcacacttgatgtcgtacccaagtttacCGGGTCCATATCGCACACTGTGGCTTGCAATATacttataggattgctaaaatctCACAGTCTATAGGAAGCTTTAGTGGGAAAAACTGATAATACAAATATTTAAAAAGATATTAAAGACACAACACCGTTGTTACCATAAACAGTAATGACGGAGTTAATGATACACTCAATCTAACAAGATCAGAAAAAAAACTACGTTTAATGTGATAATTAACGTAttctaaagctacaatcctgaaaatGCTTGTTTTCACGTTGCTCTCCGACACCTACGGCCACCACAGTAACGCAATGGTACAGGATTTGAGCAATCCATTTCCCCGGAGACCTGTCATAATACTAAAACAGCCACCGGCATTATGGCCTCAGTGCCTTCTCTAACAccgtgacaaaaaaaaaacagggttgAACCCAAAAGCCTTTCACAAGACTGTTTTACTATATCTGCTAGTTAGCCAAAAAAACTTCTTCTCTTTAAACTTgccttcttcctctgcatttggcTGCCATGATGAGAACATAAAACGCTATGTCCGCTAccggttttttcttcttctgggaAAGTCCTTCCCAACGATATCCATTTAAATGAACAAACACAAAGGCACTGGGTATCCGTGGATTAACCAAGTTCTCAAATACGCTCGTGACAGAAAGAATCAAGCGGGACATTTGTTTGCGGGTAAATCTTGTAGCTTTAAATGCAATGCCACATTTTCTtgagttaaagaaaaaaaaaaacgtactTTTTAATTGAATTTTGTTGACTTAGACAATATCTGTTATGCAACACGAATCAAGTTTCTCTGAGCAGCCGAACGGTTCCATATTATTTCAGAGGGAATGGGCCAAGTGTTTATTTTGAGCAAGCACATTCTGATAATGCTGCAGTTAAGACCTTGCGGACAGGCTAACATGAGGACTATTCATAACACACTGACGATTAGTCTTTAGTGTACACGGCCTGCATGTGGACATGATTTGGTGTGGGAAAACATCATCGGAACAACTAAAGCTAAATGACCAGGGCAACTGCTGGCCTTTCATGCTATGCAATACCAATTCTGTCTTTTGCCCTGATTGTCATTACAAATACCAACTGGCTTTGGGAGCGGAGGATCTCAAGATAGAATTTGACCAGTGCGGGGCGTCTGGGTAatatagcggcctattccgttgcctaacaacacagggatcactggttcgaatacccgtgttacctctggcttggccgggcgtgcctacagccacaattggccatgtctggggtgggaggccggatgtggatatgtgtcctggtgaagtttaagttcaagtactttatttgtcacatgcacagaaatacaaagtaaaacctgcagtgaaatgaagaggggtactccgtctgtcattatgtgaaaaaaatatataggcctagataaaagacaaaagatcagtgcattctgaagtcaaaataaacaattaaaaaaacccaaaacaaaaccctagctgtctcaagtatgtgggAGATCGTATATGTTgtgagttcttatggcctgtggatagaaactttgctttagtctctctgttttggccctaagactacagaggcgtctaccagaccccaatagcctgaacagtccgttgttagggtgagaagtgtcaCTCATTTAGgaggaggaggcactagtggtcgctgcactagctcctcctctggtcggtcagggtgcctgttcgggggggagggggaactgggggggaatagcgtggtcctctcacgcgctacgttccccttgtgaaactcctcagtcgggcgaaaagaagcggctggggactccacatgtattggaggagacatgtggtagtctgcagccctccccggatcagcagagggggtggagcagtggaagaatggggtaattggccaggtacaattggagagaaaaagggggaggaaaaaaagaaaaagaaaaaagaatctgACCAGTGCATATCTCATTGGAGGACACTGTACCTGTTGGGATTTATTGAAGCGGTGGATCTCATCGATGAACAAGATGGTCTTTCTCTTGCACAGTCGCAGCTCATTCTGTGCCTGCTTGATAATCTCACGAACTTCGCTGGTGGTCGCACTGGTAGCTGAGAGTGTAATGAAGCGAGCGGTCCCCTTCTTTTTACTTGCACTTGCAATTATGTGAGCAAGAGTTGTCTAGAACAGCCAAAAACACAAGTAAAAAAAACAGCTATTGATTTTATTATTGCAAAATGGGTGGTGAGCAGTGTTTTCATTTCCATATTTAGAAAAATGTAAGAAAGGTAGAAAAAAGTGAAAGGTTTTTCAGCATTTCTCTCCAAACTAATTACATTAcactacattacagtcatttagccgacgcttttatccaaagcgacttagaataagtgcatttaacgtaggaaatcaggaaaactactagtcatcagaagtcataagtgcatcttctctctaaacaagcatctaagagcaaaaccggtgctgaagtaaaagcgtacgaaagagattttttttcttaaatgagtgaatacaataagtgctaagagcaagtaacagggtagtagttcttgaagaggcgagttttcaacctgtgccgaaagacgggcagcgactccgctgtcctgacatcagtggggagttcattccaccactgtggggccaggacagaaaagagccgtgaccgggtcggtcggcagcaggggcctctgagcgacggggcaaccaggcgtcctgaggcagcagagcgaagtggtcgggcgggggtgtagggcttgaccatggcctggagataggaaggagctgttcctttcactgccctgtaggctagcaccagagtcttaaactggatgcgagcagctactgggagccagtgtagggatatgagaaggggagttgtgtgggagaacttagggcggttgaacaccagacgagctgcagccttctgaacaagctccagaggtctgatggctgacgccagggcgccagcaaggagggagacaccgtagtccagccaggagatgaccagagcctggatgagcacctgtgccatctcatcggtgaggaatggcctcctgatgttatagaggagaaatctgcaggagcgagcaactgatgcaacgtttgcagcaaacgacagctggtcgtccaggatcacacccagattcctcgcagtccgagttggcgtcaccacggtgttatcaatggtgatggccaggtctcagtgcgggcaaccttaccccaggaggaacatcagctctgtcttgtccagattgagcttcaggtggtgtgtcgccatccactccgagatgtcagtcaagcacgcagcaatgtgtgtctctacttgtgtgtcagagggaggaaaggacaagatcagctgggtgtcatcagcgtaACAATGGTACGCTAATGACCGTGATTTCAGCTTAACTGTCAATTTATCATGAGTATTAacggccctgacacaccaggccgccGGTCGGCCGTTGGCCAATGTCGGGCCaccggtgagcatctgtgaccctagtttttgcggtgtgttccGCACCATCAGCACTAGTCGAACCCCTGTCAGCAGCTTTtcagctgattcagcatgttgaattggcAGAGCCAGTCAGTGAgtgagatcactctgattggctgttcagcttagcgaatcagtacagaacgtacatgctagttggccatcagctgtagtctttgctgtgttcaagtgctacattTTGgaccagacggcaggcgacgtgaggcgatgcaGCAGTCAGCCTTCATTGCCACTAGTCggcttggtgtgtctgggccctaacatCCAAATTAGAGTCATTCTGAAACTGCAACTGTAGGTTACATACTGTAAGTGATCCTACATTAAGATGAGAGCCAGGAGTAAAATTTCAGTCTTAGATCAACATTAACCCTGCGCCCCAATTTttcaaagggggaggggggactaatAATTGATCAATTTTTTCCTTCTCAAATTCAGGTATGAAGGTAAGCTGTGTCCCACAGAGGCATTCAATTGGCTGTGCTTGGAAACAGTGGTCCCTGGAAATGGTTTCTCTGGTTAGTTTAGAAACAATTTCCATTTGTTTTCTAAATTATGCCAATCTCATGGAGCCAGAGCTCTGTGAACTTGATGAGATGGAGGTCTGGCTATGTGAAATTCTCTCATCCAAGCCAACGTTTTGCTAGCATGGGACAAAGTTATTGTCCACAGGTGGGCATGGGCACCAGCAACAGGCTCCATCCTCAGTTTTCCCTGGCAAAATTTTATTGGTTTGAAgtatgaccgggacagctcaggttggatggtttggagacaaagcaagagaggcaagattgagatggtttggacatgtgtggagcagagatgctgggtatattgggagaagaatgctgaatatggagctgccagggaggaggaaaagaggaaggccaatgaggaggtttatggatgtggtgagggaggacatgcaggtggctggtgtgacagaggaagatgcagaggacaggaagaaatggaaatggatgatccgctgtggagacCCTTAACGGGagaagctgaaagtagtagtagttatccATAGAATGTGATCTGTGACAAAAGCAGACATTATAATGTAAACTGAAAGAGAAAGCATTAAAAGTATAGATTAAATATGGTCTTTGCATTTAACTGAGGAAATGTGATTTTGAGTAAATATGCGGTGCTCTGAAAAGGGATCTAAGGATGCATTGACATGATAGAAGTGGGTGGCATTAGTGCTCTGGTTGTTGGCAAATCAGTTCTTAAAAAGAAGACAACAGCGATCTAATTGTAGTCACTTCACCGTAACTGCAATTAGACAAATGTGGACCGAAGACCAGTATAATTTAATGTCTCTACCGGACCTCCAAGTGGGAGGGTCTTAAACTACAAGTAGGCGGTCACTTATTGTAACACTAACTTGTAGCCCAGCCCCAAGTTCGGAGAAGAAGACCTGTGTGGTGAACACTTATAGCTCTGCCCAACATAGAGCCCCACATCCTTCATCTAACCTGAAAGGAGTACTTGGATGGTGGAGAAAAAAATAGTCAATCAAATGAAATGGGGGGGAGGgcgatcttatccagaaagggccggtgtgggtgcaggtttttgttccaaccaagcagttacacacctgatcccactaatcaaccagtagagtcgtTGCTGaggtacctatgtgtgaatgagagagaggacagtgggatggtcaggatgcaaggagtggaggtgacaaaggcatttgagtttaaatacttggggtcaactgtccaaagtaacggggagtgcagtagagaggtgaaaaagagagtgcaggcagggtggagtgggtggagaagtgtgtcaggagtgatttgcgacagaagggtaccagcaagagttaaaggggaagtttacaagatggttgtgagaccagctatgttatatggtttggagacagtggcactgatgaaaagacaggaggtggagctggaggtggcagagatgaagatgctaagattttcactgggagtgacgaagaaggacaggattaggaacgagtatattagagcgaCCGCTcgggttggactgtttggagacaaagcaagagagacaagattgagatggcttggacatgtgtggaggagagatgctgggtatactgggagaaggatgctgaatatggagctgccagggaagaggagaagaggaaggccaaagaggaggtttatggatgcggtgagggaggacatgcaggtggctggtgtgacagaggaagacgcagaagacaggaagaaatggaaacggatgatctgctgtggcgccccctaacgggagcagccgaaagtactagtagtagaatctttgctgaggaacttcgattaagagacacaggtgtgtgtaactgcttggttggaacaaaaacctgcacccacaccggccctttctggacgaGATTGCCCACCCCCGGGACTCTACACCGTTCCCTCTTCATTGCCATCTCTCTTACCACACCTTTCCACATCCCGGGGGTCCCCAGAGGATCAGCGACGGGACCTCTTGGGCGTCCAGCAGAGACCGCATCAGCGtgtgctccccaaccactttgtTTTGACCGAAGTATTCCTCCAGCGTGTTCGGCCGGAGCTTGTCGGCCAGCGGCTTGCCGAGGTTCAGCAGTGTCCGTGACACGGAACCGTTTGACGTCTTCGTCGTCGGCCCACTCTGTCCGGTCGGCTGGCCGCTGAGCTTCGCGACCGGAAGTCCGTCCTGTCCGGTCGGCTGGCCGCTGAGCTTCGCGACCGGCAGTCCGTCCTGTCCGGTCGGCTGGCCGCTGAGCTTTGCGTCCGGAAGTCCTCCTCCCGACGCCGTCGCGTTCTCCAAACTGCGCTCGGCTTCTCCGCCGTCCGCGTCGCCCGGGTTCCGTTTTCCGGGAGTCGGGGGTGGCCTTCGGTCGCTCCGAGTCGCGGTCGCGCTCCTGCTTTGAAACATGGAGAACACTGCGGGCGGCGGCGGCGTGCCTGGAGCCGCCTCCCCGCAGACGCGCGACTTTTTCAGGGGAGGCTCTCTCTGGCCTGCTCTCGACGGGCGTCTGTCCAAGCATTTGTCGAGGTGCGCGTTGATCGTTTGAGGCTTGAACACCTCCGCACAAACGGGACACCGCACTGCGGCCGAGAGCTCTTCCGTCACCCCGCCGGCCATGCTCTTTCCCGCGAAACGCGACTCGTCATGTCACGTGATCACAACACAACAACGCGCCGGAAATTCTTCTTCTTGTTCCTCGTTTATTGACGCTCGGCAAGCAGCGATTTGACACATTGCCGCCCCCAGCTGGTGGTGGGTGGAAtagaattaaaaacaaaaactcgTCATATTGCTCGGGTTTCTGAGAGAGACTGAAAGCATCACCTTCTCTACAAACCCCTACgacacccagaaatgtccttgctgcatctacaattatgCCGATTATCTCCTATTTTCTTTCTGCTCCAGCAGTGCAGTTAATTACCCTTGCCAAAAACTCAATCTGGTGCTTCCAAAAGTGAAACTCGGCATGCTTCCTGGCTGACTTGTCCTCCTCAAGTTCTTGTCTCACatcattaggggtccaagcagcgaagctggtggaacccctatcgtatttgttaggattattattgtttttctccgctgaaagtgtgtgaggctcagcaaccatacgtcctagaccaaccaactttggtacgtggattcctatggccccccactactcaggcaccacaaatcacctatgccagccagatggtggcgctataacaaagggtcacgCGTAATTCTCATTGTTTCTCTCCACTCTTTTAGCAGCTCAGCATACGACAATCCCCTTTCTGCTCTCATCTTGAGCACTTTCGCTTCCTTAATTCCTTTTGGACACTGCTGATCCCCTATCGTGAtttgcgcgacgcacgaaacaggcctgtactgctatgaattcgttttttcatctatctatctatctatctatctatctatctatctatctatctatctatctatctatctatctatctatctatctatctatctatctatctatctatctgtctatgtactttgttaaaagaaacactcaacggtagggaaagtgctcaacaaatgagcaaaataatccagtgagtgaagtaaattctttataagacagtACAGCTGTCATGGTTGcttacagcatgaaacaggcttgtactgtctcataaagactgtacttgactcactggattttatccaaaccgcttatcctgctctcagggtcgcggggatgctggagcctatcccagcagtcattgggcggaaagctgggagacaccctggacaggccaccagaccatcgcaaagccccccccacaccacaccacaccacaccacaccacaccacaccacaccactctctcacacacacccacacacaccaagagacaatttagtatgtccgattcacttgacctgcatgcctttggactgtgggaggaaacccatgcagacacagcgagaacatgcaaactccacacacacacagaggatgacccgggaccttGGACTACACCAGGgctaggaccctcttgctgtgaggcgaccgcgctaaccactgtgtcaccatcCCGCCCTCTCTACTAAATCATGGCTTACTATTACTGCAAACTGTTACAGACCTGGATAGGAAACGCACCAACAAATTTAACACACGATGCCAGGGACATCTGAATGGCTGGGAGAAAAATCTACGTACTCCTGATGCTATGTGAAGCAGGGATGCCTAATGTCTGCTCTAGGATGGTGTCATTTGAATTTAAAGGGCCGGCTTGATATTTGAAAAGATTCATTCATTCACAACCTTTATGGCACTTGGACAGAGTATCTAGGATTATCTGCCCTTGGGTCATACCCCTCCTCATAAAGGTATGAGCGAGGCTACGTCAGGATCTGACATGTAAATCttgacacacatatatatatatatatatagagagagagagagagagagagagagagagagggagagagagagagagatgcagctgtgatggcctggcggcctgtccatggtgtctccctcacctccccactgactgctgggataggctccagcatccccgcgaccctgagagcaggataagcggtttggataatagatggatggatggctaaagatacagaagacgggaagaaatggaaacggatgatccgctgtggtgacccctaacgggagcagccgaaagtagtagtagtagacatatatatatatatagaatctccctctcaccctttttcggatggtgtgtgtcttcctcaagctccgGTCCTCGAccggaggcctgggagtttgagggtcctgcgcagtatcttagctgttcctagaacAACAATCttatggacagagacctcagatgttgttcctggaatccgctggagccactctcccagtgtgggggtcacagccccttgtgctcctattaccactgggatcaCTGTGAATTTGACCtttcacatctgatctagttctcccctcagcccttggtatttctgtagcttctcatgctctttcttcccgatgttgccgtcgctcgggacTGATACAGCAATCATACATGGACATGGACAAGGGCCGCGATCCTGGAAttgagatatatacacacacacacacacatatatatatatatatatatatatatatatatagatgaagTTTTAGTTTATCTGGTTGAAATGTATTATGAGTTGTGCAGGTTTTTTTGTTCCTATGGCAACACCATCATGGCAAAATAATCAAATCGCCGCCGCTAAATTGGGTATGAGCTACATTTGTAGAGGAATGAAgtgatgaaagaggaactgtacGTTTAAATAAAAACCTCCGGGCCTTATCTGACGTggtattgggattttttttttacattttctaacAGATCTTTATGAATCACTTGGTGTAGCTTGCAGTTGGGGCAGGGATGCGCAATGTGAGCTGGCGGTGGCCgaaaagaaaaaaccaaaacccaaaCTTATTTCAGCTTTGTTTTTCTCAGAGCAGATCAGAAAAAAGTCCCAGCAACGAAGACCAGGCACCAGATGACAACCCGGCGAGGAGGACCGAGGGAGTCCGAGGGAAGAGCGGTGGCGATAAAGCGTCTCCCTCGGCAAAGCTGAAGTCTGCTCACCCGCAGGCCGGGCTGTCGTGCTTCCCCTACTTGGAGAAAGTGGAAACCATGCGCTGCTTCTGGGAGATGAAGATGGAGCTACAGGTATCTGTCACGCTTGTCTATGTCCCATAAGAGACGTGCACATTCAGAACTGTAGACACGTCACTGGCAGTGACATGCGCAGTACATGTGTCAGCACTTGTGTCCGCGTGGCATGAAT is a genomic window of Lampris incognitus isolate fLamInc1 chromosome 14, fLamInc1.hap2, whole genome shotgun sequence containing:
- the wrnip1 gene encoding ATPase WRNIP1 isoform X2, which translates into the protein MAGGVTEELSAAVRCPVCAEVFKPQTINAHLDKCLDRRPSRAGQREPPLKKSRVCGEAAPGTPPPPAVFSMFQSRSATATRSDRRPPPTPGKRNPGDADGGEAERSLENATASGGGLPDAKLSGQPTGQDGLPVAKLSGQPTGQDGLPVAKLSGQPTGQSGPTTKTSNGSVSRTLLNLGKPLADKLRPNTLEEYFGQNKVVGEHTLMRSLLDAQEVPSLILWGPPGCGKTTLAHIIASASKKKGTARFITLSATSATTSEVREIIKQAQNELRLCKRKTILFIDEIHRFNKSQQDTFLPHVECGTLTLIGATTENPSFQVNAALLSRCRVLVLEKLSVEAMSSILHRAIASLGIRVLGQDVTDPEDKDQSDAHEPKVYIEQKALDTIAHLCDGDARAGLTGLQLAVQAQVGLACPNQSAQDGPPQAVVVQEEHVKEGLQRSHILYDKAGEEHFNCISALHKSMRGSNENASLYWLGRMLEGGEDPLYVARRLVRFASEDVGLADPSALPQAVSAFQACHFIGMPECEVILAQCVVYLARAPKSVEIYKAYSNVKACLRNHKGPLPSVPLHLRNAPTKLMKDLGYAKGYKYNPNFSSTAEQEYLPEELQAVDFFTWTPSNP
- the wrnip1 gene encoding ATPase WRNIP1 isoform X1, with protein sequence MLGQTPVESRPERASPEKVARLRGGGSRHAAAARSVLHVSKQERDRDSERPKATPDSRKTEPGRRGRRRSRAQFGERDGVGRRTSGRKAQRPADRTGRTAGREAQRPADRTGRTSGREAQRPADRTEWADDEDVKRFRVTDTAEPRQAAGRQAPAEHAGGILRSKQSGWGAHADAVSAGRPRGPVADPLGTPGMWKGVTTLAHIIASASKKKGTARFITLSATSATTSEVREIIKQAQNELRLCKRKTILFIDEIHRFNKSQQDTFLPHVECGTLTLIGATTENPSFQVNAALLSRCRVLVLEKLSVEAMSSILHRAIASLGIRVLGQDVTDPEDKDQSDAHEPKVYIEQKALDTIAHLCDGDARAGLTGLQLAVQAQVGLACPNQSAQDGPPQAVVVQEEHVKEGLQRSHILYDKAGEEHFNCISALHKSMRGSNENASLYWLGRMLEGGEDPLYVARRLVRFASEDVGLADPSALPQAVSAFQACHFIGMPECEVILAQCVVYLARAPKSVEIYKAYSNVKACLRNHKGPLPSVPLHLRNAPTKLMKDLGYAKGYKYNPNFSSTAEQEYLPEELQAVDFFTWTPSNP